A genomic stretch from Thermomonospora umbrina includes:
- the map gene encoding type I methionyl aminopeptidase, translating into MHVWGRRRRGPAIQIKSPDQVELMRAAGLLVGRTLELLRESVKPGITTADLDAIAEDHIRSHDGIPSFKGYHGFPATICASVNEEIVHGIPSPRKVLRDGDVISIDCGAIVEGWHGDAAITVPVGPISAEQRRLLQVTEEALWHGLAAGRVGARLTDISHAIESYVRSQGRYGIVEGYGGHGIGTQMHMDPLIANHGAPGHGPELEPGMCFAVEPMVNLGTKATRELDDGWTVVTTDGLHSAHFEHTFAVTEDGPRVLTALDEGRERLARLGASS; encoded by the coding sequence ATGCACGTGTGGGGTAGGCGCAGGCGCGGTCCGGCGATTCAGATCAAGAGCCCGGACCAGGTCGAGCTGATGCGCGCCGCCGGGCTGCTGGTCGGGCGGACGCTGGAGCTGCTGCGAGAGTCCGTCAAGCCCGGTATCACCACCGCCGACCTCGACGCGATCGCCGAGGACCACATCCGTTCCCACGACGGGATCCCGTCGTTCAAGGGCTACCACGGCTTTCCCGCCACGATCTGCGCCTCGGTGAACGAGGAGATCGTGCACGGCATCCCCAGCCCGCGCAAGGTGCTGCGGGACGGTGACGTGATCTCCATCGACTGCGGCGCCATCGTCGAGGGCTGGCACGGCGACGCGGCGATCACCGTTCCGGTCGGCCCGATCTCCGCCGAGCAGCGGCGACTGCTGCAGGTGACCGAGGAGGCGCTGTGGCACGGCCTCGCGGCCGGGCGGGTCGGCGCCCGACTCACCGACATCTCCCATGCGATCGAGTCCTACGTCCGCTCTCAGGGCCGCTACGGCATCGTGGAGGGGTACGGCGGGCACGGCATCGGGACGCAGATGCACATGGACCCGTTGATCGCCAACCATGGAGCCCCCGGCCACGGCCCCGAGCTGGAGCCGGGCATGTGCTTCGCGGTCGAGCCGATGGTCAACCTCGGCACCAAGGCCACCCGTGAGCTGGACGACGGCTGGACGGTGGTCACCACCGACGGCCTGCACTCGGCGCACTTCGAGCACACGTTCGCGGTGACGGAGGACGGTCCCCGGGTGCTCACCGCGCTGGACGAGGGCCGGGAGCGGCTCGCCCGGCTCGGTGCCTCCTCCTAG
- the secY gene encoding preprotein translocase subunit SecY produces the protein MLTAITRAFRTPDLRKKLLFTLFIILIFRIGSQLPTPGVDTGAIRAAVDGARDGDQGQLYGLVDLFSGGALLKLSVFALGIMPYITASIILQLLTVVIPRLENLKKEGQAGTTKITQYTRYLTIGLAILQATGIVAMAATGRLFPNASDVLYKTDLFTIITMVVVMTAGTSVIMWLGELITDRGVGNGMSILIFTQVVAVFPAQFWAIYKSKGTFTFVIVMLVGLAIMAGVVFVEQAQRRIPVQYAKRMVGRRMYGGTSTYIPLKVNQAGIIPVIFASSLLYLPVLATQLWPENKWMVKLQPYLQQDNAWHMAVFFAFIIFFTYFYVAITFNPTEVADNMKKYGGFIPGIRPGRPTAEYLDYVLTRITTPGALYLGLVSLVPMVAFALMQAADDFPFGGTSILIVVGVGLDTVKQIESQLQQRNYEGFLR, from the coding sequence GTGCTAACCGCGATCACTCGGGCCTTCCGTACCCCGGATCTGCGCAAGAAACTCCTGTTCACGTTGTTCATCATTTTGATCTTCCGGATCGGCTCGCAGCTGCCGACTCCGGGTGTGGACACGGGGGCGATCCGGGCAGCGGTGGATGGCGCCCGCGACGGCGACCAGGGCCAGCTCTACGGCCTGGTCGATCTGTTCAGTGGTGGAGCGCTGCTCAAGCTGTCGGTGTTCGCGCTCGGCATCATGCCGTACATCACCGCGAGCATCATCTTGCAACTTCTGACGGTGGTGATCCCGAGACTGGAGAACCTCAAGAAGGAGGGCCAGGCCGGCACCACCAAGATCACTCAGTACACCCGGTACCTGACCATCGGGTTGGCGATCCTGCAGGCGACCGGCATCGTGGCGATGGCCGCGACCGGCCGGCTGTTCCCGAACGCCTCCGACGTCCTCTACAAGACCGACCTGTTCACGATCATCACCATGGTCGTGGTGATGACGGCGGGCACGTCGGTGATCATGTGGCTGGGCGAGCTGATCACGGACCGGGGTGTCGGCAACGGCATGTCGATCCTGATCTTCACCCAGGTGGTCGCGGTCTTCCCGGCGCAGTTCTGGGCCATCTACAAGAGCAAGGGCACCTTCACCTTCGTCATCGTGATGCTGGTGGGTCTGGCCATCATGGCCGGTGTGGTGTTCGTCGAGCAGGCCCAGCGCCGGATCCCGGTGCAGTACGCCAAGCGCATGGTGGGCCGCCGGATGTACGGCGGCACGTCGACCTACATCCCGTTGAAGGTCAACCAGGCGGGCATCATCCCGGTGATCTTCGCCTCGTCGCTGCTGTACCTGCCGGTGCTGGCGACGCAGTTGTGGCCGGAGAACAAGTGGATGGTCAAGCTGCAGCCCTACCTGCAGCAGGACAACGCCTGGCACATGGCGGTCTTCTTCGCCTTCATCATCTTCTTCACGTACTTCTACGTTGCGATCACCTTCAACCCCACTGAAGTCGCCGACAACATGAAGAAGTATGGTGGGTTCATCCCAGGCATCCGTCCGGGCCGGCCCACCGCCGAGTACCTCGACTACGTGCTCACCCGGATCACCACGCCCGGCGCGCTCTACCTGGGGCTCGTCTCGTTGGTGCCGATGGTCGCGTTCGCCCTGATGCAGGCCGCGGACGACTTCCCGTTCGGCGGCACGAGCATCCTCATCGTCGTCGGCGTGGGACTGGATACCGTGAAGCAGATCGAAAGCCAACTCCAGCAGCGCAACTACGAGGGCTTCCTCCGGTAG
- a CDS encoding adenylate kinase yields MRIVLVGPPGAGKGTQAQFIASHLSIPKISTGDIFRANVSGGTELGRQAKQFMDRGDLVPDEITIAMVRDRLAEDDAQDGFLLDGFPRNVPQAQTLKKILDSEWGTRLDLVLELVVDEDEVVRRLSGRRTCGQCGQICHVDWDDKKDDLCDDCGGRLFQRDDDKEDVVRHRLEVYQEQTAPLVSFYADEGILVGIDATGPVEEVTERALEAIRRFDT; encoded by the coding sequence GTGCGTATCGTTCTCGTGGGCCCCCCGGGAGCGGGCAAGGGGACACAGGCCCAGTTCATCGCATCTCACCTGTCCATCCCGAAGATCTCGACAGGTGACATCTTCCGCGCCAACGTGAGCGGCGGCACCGAACTGGGCCGGCAGGCCAAGCAGTTCATGGACCGCGGTGACCTCGTCCCCGACGAGATCACCATCGCGATGGTGCGGGACCGGCTCGCCGAGGACGACGCTCAGGACGGTTTCCTGCTCGACGGCTTCCCGCGCAACGTGCCGCAGGCCCAGACCCTGAAGAAGATCCTCGACTCCGAGTGGGGCACCCGGCTGGACCTGGTGCTGGAGCTGGTGGTGGACGAGGACGAGGTGGTGCGGCGGCTGTCCGGCCGTCGCACCTGCGGGCAGTGCGGCCAGATCTGCCACGTCGACTGGGACGACAAGAAGGACGACCTCTGCGACGACTGCGGCGGCCGGCTCTTCCAGCGGGACGACGACAAGGAGGACGTCGTCCGGCACCGGCTCGAGGTCTACCAGGAACAGACGGCGCCGCTGGTGTCGTTCTATGCCGATGAGGGCATTCTGGTCGGCATCGACGCGACCGGTCCGGTCGAGGAGGTCACCGAGCGGGCGCTGGAGGCGATCCGCCGGTTCGACACGTGA